GACGCTCGGGTGATTGACCGTCCCAATCGATTTGATGGTCGGTGGCGTAGACCACCTTGCGCCCACCCACCCCAAAGATATACCCCGTGCTGCCACCCGGATGGTTCAGGGGAAAAGCCTCCACCGCCACCGGGCCGATGTGTCCCCTTCCCTCCTCCAGAAAGGCCGGCACCACCGCGGCCTTCAACGAAAGAAAGGAAATGGGGAAATAGCCGCCCTGCATCTGCCCCGAAAGAAGTTGGTAATGGCGGTCGTCCGACGGTCCATTGCCATAGATGCGGATGCGGTTTTGCGAATGATAGGCCGGGGCGAAGAACGGAAAGCCCTGGATGTGGTCCCAATGCGCGTGGGTCAGGAAGAGGTGGACATCGAGCGGATGCGGGTGGCGCCGGAGCAAGTCCAGGCCCAAGGGACGGATGCCGGAACCGGCGTCGCACACGATGAGCGTATCGCCCACCGCGATTTCCACACAGGCCGTGTTGCCTCCGAATCGCCGGGTCGCATCCCCCGGGGTCGGAATCGATCCCCTCACCCCCCAGAACGTCACCTTCAAATCCATGAAGTATCCATTAGCGAAACAAAGCCATCTGGCGAGCGTCCCCTCGGCAGCCGCCGGACACAGATGGATTCTTCTCTCACTCTCCATTCTATTTGCATACATATGTTTGATTGAGTAATCTGGATGTATGAAACGCACCACGCTGGTTTTGGAGGATGGCCTGATGGGGGAAATCAAACGTGAAGCGGCCAAGAACCACTCCGACATGTCCGGACTGGTCAACGAA
The sequence above is a segment of the Candidatus Methylacidiphilales bacterium genome. Coding sequences within it:
- a CDS encoding MBL fold metallo-hydrolase codes for the protein MDLKVTFWGVRGSIPTPGDATRRFGGNTACVEIAVGDTLIVCDAGSGIRPLGLDLLRRHPHPLDVHLFLTHAHWDHIQGFPFFAPAYHSQNRIRIYGNGPSDDRHYQLLSGQMQGGYFPISFLSLKAAVVPAFLEEGRGHIGPVAVEAFPLNHPGGSTGYIFGVGGRKVVYATDHQIDWDGQSPERLRPVPQACLEAARGADLLIADAQFTDAAYLAHPDWGHSSAHTVTDWAVQAGVKQLALFHHDPSHSDEEMDALARSCAARAARLGGDLAVFAAEEGRQIAWTV